ACGGCCATCCTCGGCGGTATCCTTCTTTTTACCTTTATCACGCTCTTTCCTGGTTTCTTCAAATACATGGCAGGCATTTTCCGACCGGTAATGCACGTATACGCTCTGATGTTCCTCGCGGAATCAGGCGTTCTTTACGTTTATTACTATGGTTGGGACAAGATGAACAAGGATCCGTTCCTGAAATGGATTCATTGTAGCTTGTCTGTGTTGTTGAACCTCATTGGAACGGTTCTGATGTACCTTGCAAACTCTTGGGCGACCTTCATGCAGGCGCCGGGCGGTATCGACGAGCAAGGCCGTTTTCTGGGCAACATCTGGCACGTAATTCATTCCACCTTGTGGAATCCGGTTGGCGTGCATCGCATCCTCGGCAACATCGTTTTCGGCGGCGGTATCGTAGGCGCGTACGCGGCTTACCATTACCTGACGGCGAAGACGGAAGAAGAGCGAGCGCATTATGACTGGGTCTGTTACGTAGCTATGTTCATTTGTATCTTTGGTCTGATCCCGCTTCCTTTCGCAGGATACTGGTTGATGAAAGAAGTGTATGCATTCCGACAGCAGATGGGTATTACGCTGATGGGCGGCATCATGGCTTGGTTGTTCATCATTCAGGCGGTTATGATCGGCTTATTGTTCTTTGCGGCCAACTCTTACCTGCACAACGGTATGTCGCGTGTTAAGGGGTCGCATCGATATATGAAGTATTGTAAGTACATGATTCTGCTTCTGATCGTTTGTTTTACCATGTGGATGACGCCTCATACGATTGTTATGACGCCCGCTGAGTTGAAGGTAATGGGTGGCGCGCAACATCCGATTGTCGGTCACTTTGGCGTAATGTCAGCCAAAAATACCGCGGTCAACCTGATGATCACTTGTACGGCTCTTTGTTTTATTCTGTATCAACGAGCGAACAAGAAAATCACGGTTCCATGGGCGACGGTTGGTAACTGCTGGATCGCGGCTATCTTCGTAGGCGCTGCGATCAATATCATTTATCTCGGCGTGTATGGCTACTACCTCCCCGCTAACCAGCGTGTAGGTCTGTCTGTTCCTCAGGTAAGTAGTACCTTGACGGCTCTGTTTGCCGGCGTGGCGATCAATATCTCGATGTTTAAAGATTCTGAATCCTACGGCGACATTCAATGGGGAACGCAGTCTAAAGTAGGCACCTACGCTATCTTCCTGCTGGCGATTTCCTTCACCTGGCTGATGGGTCTCATGGGTTATATCCGATCTGCAGTGCGCTTGTTCTGGCACGTAACCGAGGTTCTGCGTGACAACTCGGTGGATGCGTATACCTTGACGATCGGCGAGGCGGGTAAGATGCTGACGTTCAACACGCTGTTTGTGTGGACGCAATTTGTGATCGTGTTCTGGGTAGCAAGTCTGACGGCCAAGAAAGAAGCCGCTCAACCAGCTCCTGAGGGCGTTCCAGTGCCGGCTCAGCAACAGCAGTAAGTTACAAGCTAATATTAATAACCATTTATAATTAGTTATTTTTAAGTATTCAAAGGAGAGGAGTTAGGGATGCTACCAGAACAGCATGACATCCTATGGTCTTACCTGACGATCATGTTTTCGCTGTTCTCCCTCTATGTGTTCATTAACGTGATTCAACATAGCAGGGAGAGGGAAACGGTTAACGGTAAGCTCTGGGGTTCTATTTTCGGAGCTGGTTTTGTGCTCAATATGTTTCTGACCGTCCACATGTTTGATTTGGTTCAGGCTGACCAAATGGCATTTGTTCCGTGGCAGGTGTTGGCGGTGTTAATAACCTTGCTGGTCTGGGGGATGTTCTTTAAGAACGAGAACATTCAAAATCAATCCCCTCCAATCATTCGCGGGGCGTTCTTCTGGTGTACGGTTTCGATTCTGCTCGCGGGTTACAGCAACTGGTTGCCGCAGCAGCGCTCGGATCCACCGCCAAAAGCGGCCGCGATCAGTGATGACATCACTATGGAGCAATTTGTAGACATGGGTCGCGTCATTGTATATGGCGCGAAACAGGTCGCAGGTCAGAAGTCGATTGGTAAAGGCCAGTGTCCTTTGTGTCATACCTTTGATCCTGCGGATCACATGGGTCGATGTCCGAACCTGTTCGGTATTGGCGAGAGGGCTGAGACGCGTGTTAAAGAAGATAGATATGCGACAAGTCCGGTAGCTATCGGAGAGACAGAGCCTGCGACGGGTGTTGTTAAAGGCGCTCCGGATCAGGTTGATGAAGCATATCGCCGATCAGGCAGTCCTGATTTGATTGGCGAGGACTATTTGAGAGAATCTCTGATGTGTCCTTCCTGTTACGTTGTTGAAGGCTTTGGCGGCGACGGCGATACAAAAAGCCCGATGCCGGTTATTTCCAAGCCTCCGATCAGCTTGACTCCGGTTGAGTTGAATGCGGTAATCGCCTTCCTGCAGTCTATGGATACGCCGGGCGATTTCTCCAAGGTAACGGTTCCTCTCCCAACTGCTCAGGCTGAAGCTCCGGCTGAAGATTCTGGTAGTGATGAAGAGGCTCCAACGTTTGTGACAGGTAATGAGCCTGTTGAAGAAATCATTAATACGCTGGGTTGTCCTTTGTGTCATGTGATTCCTGGCGTTGAAGGCGCGTTGGGCGCTTTGGGACCTCCGTTGCATGAGGCCACCAATGCACCGAACCGCATCAAAGATCCAAACTATAAAGGGAAGGCTACGAACACCAAGGAGTATGTCCGGGAATCCATTCTCGATCCGAGTGCGTTCGTAGTGTTCAATGAAGAAGCTGGGGAGCCTTACGCAGATGGATTGATGCCCCAGGATTTTAAAAACAAGCTGTCAGTGCAGGCGATTGATAAGCTGGTTGATTTTATCAGCCAAACCAAAGCTGAGGGCTAAGGAGACAACATGAATAAGACACTATTAAGTCTGATAGTATTTGTTGCCACCTTGGGTGTTTTTCATAATGTGTTGTTCCCCATTTTTACGCCCAAAGAGGCTGGCTGGATCATGAACCGGTATTCATATTACCTGATCATGGTTTTCGCGGTAATTTTCCTTCATCTCGCGATGAAATTGAAACCTGCTATGGCGTTCCGGGCCACTATGGTCTGGGCGCTGGGTTTCTACTTTTATAAGTGGATTTTGTATCCCCCGATTCCATGGACCCTCTTCATCACTTACATGATGTTGTGGTCGATCGGTACCTTCCTGTATATCAGTCAGGATCCGATCACCTTTCGGGAATTTCGCGCGCCGATCGTGAAAACGATCGTTGGCGAATACAAGGCGGCTCAGCTGATCGTTTTCACGCTCCTGCCTTTTCTCGTAGGTTTTGGCACTTATAAAGCGCTGTATCCGATTTTCCAGGAGCCAGTGGAGCTTAGAACGGTTCACCCTGCTCCACCGGCTACCACCAAGGTTCATGGAAAAACGTACACCCTGGAAGGTCAGACGAACCCGTTTCG
This window of the Candidatus Nitrohelix vancouverensis genome carries:
- a CDS encoding cytochrome c, giving the protein MNKTLLSLIVFVATLGVFHNVLFPIFTPKEAGWIMNRYSYYLIMVFAVIFLHLAMKLKPAMAFRATMVWALGFYFYKWILYPPIPWTLFITYMMLWSIGTFLYISQDPITFREFRAPIVKTIVGEYKAAQLIVFTLLPFLVGFGTYKALYPIFQEPVELRTVHPAPPATTKVHGKTYTLEGQTNPFRIDEQDNYKDSFPFLDADKQEYMKYVTEGGTVFFQNCHYCHGDQLNGLGMFSHVFNPTPANFVDPGTIAMLRESFLFWRVAKGGPGLPNESTPWSSAMPPWEEHLNTDEMWKVILFEYWYTGWHPRTFDTESASGGGE
- a CDS encoding cytochrome ubiquinol oxidase subunit I, whose protein sequence is MLGKATNMKRGTVFVAFLMAFAMYMAAPGLTADVFAKEVLAEQVFAEEAFAKEVMAEEAAEGDGEPKIEWSQDVFYKDWEGNPLKGPVSGAPAPELGENDYNNYEFAPSRMILWVANQQHLYFGSFVLAVPIFCMLIEFVGIRSRESDPVMAVKYDKLAHDLMKVSLTAYSWTAILGGILLFTFITLFPGFFKYMAGIFRPVMHVYALMFLAESGVLYVYYYGWDKMNKDPFLKWIHCSLSVLLNLIGTVLMYLANSWATFMQAPGGIDEQGRFLGNIWHVIHSTLWNPVGVHRILGNIVFGGGIVGAYAAYHYLTAKTEEERAHYDWVCYVAMFICIFGLIPLPFAGYWLMKEVYAFRQQMGITLMGGIMAWLFIIQAVMIGLLFFAANSYLHNGMSRVKGSHRYMKYCKYMILLLIVCFTMWMTPHTIVMTPAELKVMGGAQHPIVGHFGVMSAKNTAVNLMITCTALCFILYQRANKKITVPWATVGNCWIAAIFVGAAINIIYLGVYGYYLPANQRVGLSVPQVSSTLTALFAGVAINISMFKDSESYGDIQWGTQSKVGTYAIFLLAISFTWLMGLMGYIRSAVRLFWHVTEVLRDNSVDAYTLTIGEAGKMLTFNTLFVWTQFVIVFWVASLTAKKEAAQPAPEGVPVPAQQQQ
- a CDS encoding cytochrome C, producing the protein MLPEQHDILWSYLTIMFSLFSLYVFINVIQHSRERETVNGKLWGSIFGAGFVLNMFLTVHMFDLVQADQMAFVPWQVLAVLITLLVWGMFFKNENIQNQSPPIIRGAFFWCTVSILLAGYSNWLPQQRSDPPPKAAAISDDITMEQFVDMGRVIVYGAKQVAGQKSIGKGQCPLCHTFDPADHMGRCPNLFGIGERAETRVKEDRYATSPVAIGETEPATGVVKGAPDQVDEAYRRSGSPDLIGEDYLRESLMCPSCYVVEGFGGDGDTKSPMPVISKPPISLTPVELNAVIAFLQSMDTPGDFSKVTVPLPTAQAEAPAEDSGSDEEAPTFVTGNEPVEEIINTLGCPLCHVIPGVEGALGALGPPLHEATNAPNRIKDPNYKGKATNTKEYVRESILDPSAFVVFNEEAGEPYADGLMPQDFKNKLSVQAIDKLVDFISQTKAEG